A region of Desulfuromonadales bacterium DNA encodes the following proteins:
- a CDS encoding type II toxin-antitoxin system ParD family antitoxin produces the protein TLGPHFEKFIAQQVAQGHFNSASEAIRAGLRLLEERETKLNVLRRAIKEGEESGTAEYSLKELLRELDDESLK, from the coding sequence ACGCTAGGGCCGCACTTTGAGAAATTCATTGCTCAACAGGTCGCTCAAGGCCACTTTAATTCGGCCAGCGAGGCAATCCGCGCCGGGCTGCGGCTTCTGGAGGAACGAGAAACCAAACTGAACGTGCTACGCCGCGCAATTAAAGAAGGCGAGGAAAGCGGTACTGCGGAGTATTCCCTGAAGGAGTTGCTTCGTGAACTTGATGACGAAAGTCTCAAGTGA